A region of the Fusobacteria bacterium ZRK30 genome:
AGAAGATTCCACCGATCAATCCATTCATTCCTGGTAACTGGTTTATAGCTTCCGGGAATACGATAAACGCTAACCCTACACCGGCAGTAGAAACTTCAGCTACACTGACACCTTGAGTGTGAGCCATAAATCCTAGGATAGAGAATACTCCGATACCAGAGATTAAACTGAAACTACAGTTCCCTAACCCAGTCATAAATGCGTTGTTGACAATATCTGATTTCTTAGGCAGGTAACTTGCATAAGCATACATGATAGCAAAACAAATACTAAGTGAGAAAAAGATTTGTCCATATGCAGCTAACCATACTTGCGGATCAGTTAATTTAGAAAAATCAGGGGTAAAGAAATAATCTAACCCAGCCATAGCACCAGGAAGTGTAACTCCCCTAACTACGATAACTAATAACGCCATAATTAAAAGTGGCATGAAGATCTTGTTTGCTTTTTCCAATCCATTTTTTACACCCATTCTAAGAACACTGTAGTTTACTCCCCATACCAGTAACAACGGAAGTGCGACTTTGAGGTTTAGTCCTCCTAAGCTGGCACCTAAGTTACCTAAGGTACTAGGAGCATCTCCTAATTTTAAATACTCACCGAATAAAAATGCTTTTGGATCTGTTCCCCATGCTCCTGTAAAAGCGAAGAAAAGGTAACTGAATGACCAAGCGATAATAACAACATAATATGTAGTTATGAAAAATGCAATAAGTGTTTGAAACCATCCGATGGCTTCATATTTTTTGTTTAACTTTGCAAATACTCCGGGAGCACTAGAACGAATCTTGTGTCCCATGGCAAACTCTAATATTAATAACGGTATACCTGCTGTAAATAGTGCAACCAGGTAAGGAATTAAAAATGCTCCTCCACCATTACTTGCAGCGACATATGGAAATCTCCATATATTTCCTAAACCGATTGCCGAACCTATAGCGGCAAGAATAAACCCTGAACGAGAACCCCATTGGCCTCTGTTTTCTTCCTTACTCATAAATATCACATCCTTAATTTTTTTAAATGATAAAATAAACTTTAATGAAATTATCATTATATTATATACTATTTTTCTAATATGTCAATACTAAATTTTGAAACACCCATTTGAAATAGTAAAATAAACGACTTTCTTATTAGAAGTATATACTATAATTTTGATATGTCAATACTGAAAAACTAATTCATTTTTTCACATAGTACAGAAAAGGTAAAAAAAGTCTGCTAAAAGTACACGATGTTAAGAGTGTTAAGAAATACTAAAATAGTAATAAAAAATAAATTAAATTGAAAAAAAGTAAAGAATTTTGTACGTATTTTGTACCTAGTTATTCTCTAGAAAAAGAATAAGAAATCTTGCTATTTGGTGTTATTTATGTTAAAATCTAGGAAAGAATTAAAATAAATAATAAAGGAGGGAGAGAGCTGAGAGGTTCTCTCCCTATTTGTTACAAAAGAGAGGTGAAAAATATGGCAAAAAAAGTGGATGAAAAACTATTGGAAAGGGTAGAAAAATTACTAGTTCCAGTATTAAAACCCATAGAATTAGAATTGGTTGATATGGAATATGTTCAAGATGGAGCCTATTGGTTTTTAAGAATATACTTAGAAAAAATTGATGGTGAAATTACTTTAGATGAATGTGCTAAGGTGAGCAATAGTATTTCAGAAGATGTAGACAAGATGATAGAGGATAAATTTTTCTTAGAGGTGTCTTCGCCAGGTTTAGAGAGACCACTCAAAAAAGAGAAGGATTTTGTAAGATTTGCTGGGGAAAAAATCAAAGTTATACTAAAGCATAAACTTGAAGATTCGAGAAATTGGACTGGAGAATTGGAAAAACTAGAAGGATCTGTAGTTTATTTAAATACTGAGAAAAAAACTTTAGAAATTCCTTTTGAGGAAATAAAAAAAGCTAATATAGTTTTTGAATTTAAAGATAAATAGAGATAAGTAGGAGGTCAAAAGTGACAAAAAAAGATTTTAAAATTTTCTTAGAAGCTTTAGATGAGTTAGAAAAAGAAAAAGGGATTAGTAAGGAAGAATTAATAGAAACAATAGAGCAAGCTATCCTTGCAGCATATAAGAAAAATTATGGTGAGTACGATAATTTATCAGTAAGAATAGATGAAAAGAAAGCAAAAATAATTATTTTTGTTCCTAAAACAGTAGTAACAAGTGTTCAAGATGATGAGTTAGAGATAGAATTATCTGAAGCTCAAATGATACCTGGAAAGAAAAGATCAAAGATCGGTGACGTAGTAGAGATCGAAGAAAATTGTGAAGAGTTCAAGAGAAATGCTATCCAAAATGGAAAACAAATTGTTATCCAAAAAGTAAGGGAAGCAGAGAGACAACATCTATATGATAACTTCAAAGAAAATGAACATGAGATGTTAAATGGTATCATCAGAAGAATAGATGAAAGAAGAAACATCCATATTGAGTTTGACATGAAAGAAGCTGTATTAACTATACAAGAGCAATCACCAGCTGATTTATACAGAGTTGGAGACAGACTTAAGGTATATGTATCTGAAGTTGAAAAAACAAATAAATATCCTAAGATAATAATTTCTAGAAAGCATGATGACTTCTTAAGAAAATTATTTGAATTAGAAGTTCCTGAGATAGAAGAGGGAATAATAGAGTTAAAATCAGTAGTAAGAGAAGCGGGGTCAAGAGCTAAAGTAGCAGTATACTCAGACAATGAAGATATTGACACTGTAGGAGCCTGTATCGGTCAAAGAGGACTTAGAATCAAGAATATAGTTACTGAACTTAATGGTGAAAAGATAGATATCATCGAGTGGAAAGAGGATAAAAAAGAGTTCGTTAAAGCTGCTCTTAGTCCGGCTAAAGTAGAATCTGTAGAGATCTTAGACGATGAAGAAACAGCAAGAGTAATAGTAGAAAAGAGTCAACTATCTCTTGCTATCGGTAAAGCAGGTCAAAACGCAAGATTAGCAGCTAAATTAACAGGAATGAGAGTAGACATTAAAACTCTTGAAGATGTAATGGCTGCTGAAGAGGAAGCGAAATTATCTGAAGAACTTTCTTTAGAAGATAACAAGATAGAGGAAACAGTTGAGGGAGAAAATGAATAATACTCCTACTAGAACTTGTCTTGTATGCAGGGAAAAAAAAGATAAAAGTGAACTTTTTAGGGTTGTAGAGATAGATGGTCAGTATGTATTTGATGAAAATCAAAAAATGCAGGCAAGGGGAACATATGTGTGTAAAACCCATGAGTGCATCAAAAGGCTGTCTAAAAATAAAAAAATAAATCTGTCTAATGAAGACCTGTATAAGATGGCTATAACAGTAAAAAAAGCTCAAAAAGATTATTTGAGTTTATTAGAAACTATGAAACGTTCGGAATTTTTAAGTTTTGGAATCAACATGGTTACAGAGGATATAAAAAGGATACATTTTTTAATAATTGCTGAAGATATCAGTGAAAAAAATGATAAAAGAATTATGAGATTAGCACGAGAGAATAATATAAAATTTATTCATTACGGATCGAAAGCACAGTTAGGTGCTATTTTTGA
Encoded here:
- a CDS encoding sodium-dependent transporter: MSKEENRGQWGSRSGFILAAIGSAIGLGNIWRFPYVAASNGGGAFLIPYLVALFTAGIPLLILEFAMGHKIRSSAPGVFAKLNKKYEAIGWFQTLIAFFITTYYVVIIAWSFSYLFFAFTGAWGTDPKAFLFGEYLKLGDAPSTLGNLGASLGGLNLKVALPLLLVWGVNYSVLRMGVKNGLEKANKIFMPLLIMALLVIVVRGVTLPGAMAGLDYFFTPDFSKLTDPQVWLAAYGQIFFSLSICFAIMYAYASYLPKKSDIVNNAFMTGLGNCSFSLISGIGVFSILGFMAHTQGVSVAEVSTAGVGLAFIVFPEAINQLPGMNGLIGGIFFVTLIFAGLSSSMSIMEAVVAAISDKFKLTRVQALNRFALTSGILSLLVATNGGLYVLDIVDYATNQYGIVIAGILELVILGWFFNLESVRTYVNELSDFRVGKWWIWAIKGTSVLLVIILALKIKGEIAAPYEGYSWTALGVYGLGVMLIITAGSFILAKRKGSQEFEDKIYSEPINNELELDLDLD
- a CDS encoding ribosome maturation factor RimP; translated protein: MAKKVDEKLLERVEKLLVPVLKPIELELVDMEYVQDGAYWFLRIYLEKIDGEITLDECAKVSNSISEDVDKMIEDKFFLEVSSPGLERPLKKEKDFVRFAGEKIKVILKHKLEDSRNWTGELEKLEGSVVYLNTEKKTLEIPFEEIKKANIVFEFKDK
- the nusA gene encoding transcription termination factor NusA, yielding MTKKDFKIFLEALDELEKEKGISKEELIETIEQAILAAYKKNYGEYDNLSVRIDEKKAKIIIFVPKTVVTSVQDDELEIELSEAQMIPGKKRSKIGDVVEIEENCEEFKRNAIQNGKQIVIQKVREAERQHLYDNFKENEHEMLNGIIRRIDERRNIHIEFDMKEAVLTIQEQSPADLYRVGDRLKVYVSEVEKTNKYPKIIISRKHDDFLRKLFELEVPEIEEGIIELKSVVREAGSRAKVAVYSDNEDIDTVGACIGQRGLRIKNIVTELNGEKIDIIEWKEDKKEFVKAALSPAKVESVEILDDEETARVIVEKSQLSLAIGKAGQNARLAAKLTGMRVDIKTLEDVMAAEEEAKLSEELSLEDNKIEETVEGENE
- a CDS encoding DUF448 domain-containing protein; its protein translation is MNNTPTRTCLVCREKKDKSELFRVVEIDGQYVFDENQKMQARGTYVCKTHECIKRLSKNKKINLSNEDLYKMAITVKKAQKDYLSLLETMKRSEFLSFGINMVTEDIKRIHFLIIAEDISEKNDKRIMRLARENNIKFIHYGSKAQLGAIFDKPEVNLIGIKSKKVARGMTE